A window of Chitinophaga sp. MM2321 contains these coding sequences:
- a CDS encoding sugar MFS transporter has protein sequence MAVISTSEAVHTTSHTDSKQSYMPALISLAVLYFMMGFITCLNDTLVPFFKKGFTLTYSQSSLVQFYFFLTYGIMSVPAGKIVSRTGYKNGMVLGFAVAAFGGLLFYPASVFHQYILFLAALFVIAIGIVILQVAANPYITALGPAKTASARLTLIQGIGSAGTTVAPLFGAHFILSRLQESGASSEAVRYPYLGIAALLLIIAFAVSRLSLPVISTVNNAQTLPTGKQGSIFSFRQLKFGTIGIFMYVGAEVSIGTFLTNYIVDLLGIPENAANNYVAFYWGGMLVGRLMGAGLLRVLKPAMVLSVCAALAVVLILISVNTTGMLAVWTMIAVGLCNAVMFATIFSLSVQGVGQRTTAASGLLSTAICGGAIISYAQGFLKDHGTWQIAFLIPVACYLYILFYGLNGYKAKQQ, from the coding sequence ATGGCGGTTATTTCCACTTCTGAGGCAGTACATACTACATCTCATACAGATAGTAAGCAGTCGTATATGCCTGCACTGATTTCCCTGGCTGTCCTGTATTTCATGATGGGTTTCATCACCTGTCTGAATGATACGCTGGTGCCTTTTTTTAAGAAAGGATTCACGCTAACGTATTCGCAGTCGTCATTGGTACAGTTCTATTTCTTTCTTACCTATGGTATTATGTCAGTACCTGCGGGGAAGATTGTGAGCAGGACCGGTTACAAGAACGGAATGGTATTAGGCTTTGCTGTAGCGGCATTTGGAGGACTCCTCTTTTACCCGGCTTCTGTATTTCATCAATATATCCTTTTCCTGGCTGCGTTATTTGTGATTGCTATTGGCATTGTGATTTTGCAGGTGGCCGCCAATCCTTATATCACGGCATTGGGCCCCGCTAAAACAGCATCAGCAAGGCTAACGCTCATCCAGGGTATCGGCTCTGCCGGTACTACCGTAGCACCGTTATTCGGCGCACATTTTATATTATCCCGGCTACAGGAGTCAGGCGCTTCCAGTGAGGCAGTGCGCTATCCTTATCTGGGCATTGCAGCATTGCTGCTCATCATTGCTTTTGCCGTTTCCCGTTTATCCTTGCCCGTTATTAGCACAGTGAACAATGCACAAACATTACCCACGGGGAAACAAGGCAGTATTTTTTCCTTCCGCCAGCTCAAATTCGGTACCATTGGCATCTTTATGTATGTGGGTGCAGAGGTGTCCATCGGTACCTTTCTTACTAATTACATCGTAGATCTGCTGGGTATCCCGGAGAATGCAGCCAATAATTATGTGGCATTCTACTGGGGAGGAATGCTGGTAGGCAGATTGATGGGCGCGGGTTTGTTGCGGGTCCTGAAACCGGCTATGGTACTATCGGTATGCGCTGCCCTGGCAGTAGTGCTGATCCTCATTTCGGTAAATACCACCGGTATGCTGGCGGTATGGACAATGATTGCCGTTGGCTTGTGTAATGCCGTGATGTTTGCCACTATCTTTTCCTTGTCTGTTCAGGGCGTAGGCCAGCGTACCACCGCTGCATCAGGACTGCTATCCACCGCTATCTGCGGAGGCGCGATCATTTCCTATGCACAGGGGTTCCTGAAAGATCATGGTACCTGGCAAATAGCTTTCCTGATACCGGTTGCATGTTATCTCTATATTTTGTTCTATGGCCTGAATGGCTATAAAGCAAAACAACAATAG
- a CDS encoding substrate-binding domain-containing protein, translated as MKKEETSEQAGVKEIARRAGVSRATVDRVIHKRKGVSGKTRDKINTIIAELNYQPNLHAQRLASRKVIHIATLIPQSSDETSFWEGPLKGIEDAEAEVMQFSVKVYKYFYDQDDKKSFVQQANAILKMKPDGILLAPSFMEESMAFIASCDKLGIPYVFMDSDIPGRNNLCYIGPDLYQSGFLAAHLISYLLRDNDKVLIVNISKEIDNDHHLLRKEEGFRAYYKEHGQEHIIIKRNIHRLDHASIEAGISKELQLHKDIRVIFVTNSRVSAVAGYIQRLQHKIILVGYDFLKENIDYLHDRTIDFLICQKPVQQAYKGVMALYQHIAFATPVEKMNYMPIDIITRENFTSYEK; from the coding sequence ATGAAAAAAGAAGAAACCAGCGAACAGGCCGGCGTAAAAGAAATCGCAAGAAGAGCAGGCGTATCCAGGGCTACGGTGGACAGGGTGATCCATAAACGAAAAGGCGTTTCCGGCAAAACACGCGACAAGATCAATACCATCATTGCAGAACTGAACTACCAGCCAAACCTGCATGCACAGCGCCTGGCTTCCCGGAAAGTGATACATATTGCCACCCTCATTCCCCAAAGCTCCGATGAAACCAGCTTTTGGGAAGGCCCTTTGAAAGGCATTGAGGATGCCGAAGCGGAAGTGATGCAGTTCAGTGTAAAGGTGTATAAATATTTTTACGACCAGGACGATAAAAAATCGTTCGTACAGCAGGCAAATGCCATCCTTAAAATGAAGCCGGATGGTATACTGCTGGCGCCTTCTTTCATGGAAGAATCAATGGCGTTTATAGCCAGCTGCGATAAGCTGGGCATTCCCTATGTGTTCATGGACTCTGATATACCCGGTCGCAACAACCTGTGCTATATTGGTCCGGACCTTTACCAGAGCGGGTTTCTCGCTGCCCACCTGATCAGCTACCTGTTGCGTGATAATGATAAAGTGCTGATTGTAAATATTTCAAAAGAAATTGATAATGACCACCACCTGCTAAGGAAAGAAGAAGGCTTCCGAGCGTATTATAAAGAACACGGACAGGAACACATCATCATCAAACGAAATATCCACCGCCTTGACCATGCTTCCATTGAAGCCGGTATTTCAAAAGAGTTGCAACTGCATAAAGATATCAGGGTGATCTTTGTTACCAATTCCAGGGTATCCGCAGTGGCAGGCTATATACAGCGCCTACAGCACAAAATTATACTGGTGGGATACGATTTCCTGAAAGAGAATATTGACTACCTGCACGACCGTACCATTGATTTTCTTATCTGTCAGAAGCCCGTGCAACAGGCATACAAAGGCGTAATGGCACTATACCAGCACATTGCTTTTGCCACTCCCGTGGAAAAGATGAATTATATGCCCATCGATATCATTACCCGGGAAAACTTCACCTCTTACGAAAAGTAA
- a CDS encoding aminotransferase class I/II-fold pyridoxal phosphate-dependent enzyme yields MKTHHSPEGASNPRRSFLKSSGMLTAGLFLGGSLRASVPFHLSGPGNINTPAILGGQPVRPAQWIKWPIWKPETDEQRVIEVIRSGIWSRAAVVTEFEKEWAAALGAKRSLAVVNGTNALVVALNQLNIRTGDEVLVPPYTFIATISAVLSNGAMPIFVDIDPDTYQIDPDKLEAKITPRTKAILPVHILGQPADMDRIMAIAQKHNLVVIEDACQAHLAEYDHKKVGAIGHAGCFSFQNSKNLAIGEGGAIVSNDDAFMDRCFSYQNYGYPYGTMVGAISAGSTMQGTKVRLTEYQAAIGLSLLKRLDGETTIRNNNAAYLKSLINGIPGIRPYKLYDKVTRSAFHLFPFRYNQAAFKGLPREEFLKALRAEGIPCSGGYTVLNDQLFLKDAFESKAYQNSYPKEQLNFEKYVAENKCPENEQLCKEAVWFTQNMLLGPKTDMDDIASAISRIHQHAEKIKLAEKK; encoded by the coding sequence ATGAAAACGCATCACTCACCAGAAGGCGCCTCCAACCCGCGCAGATCTTTTCTGAAATCCTCTGGCATGCTTACCGCAGGGCTCTTTCTGGGAGGCTCTTTACGCGCATCCGTACCGTTTCACCTAAGCGGACCGGGCAACATCAATACTCCCGCAATATTGGGCGGACAACCGGTACGCCCCGCCCAATGGATCAAATGGCCCATCTGGAAACCCGAAACCGACGAACAAAGAGTCATAGAAGTAATCCGCAGCGGGATATGGTCAAGAGCCGCCGTAGTCACCGAATTTGAAAAAGAATGGGCAGCAGCCCTGGGCGCTAAAAGAAGCCTGGCAGTTGTAAACGGTACCAACGCCCTGGTAGTGGCGCTGAACCAGCTCAACATCAGAACCGGCGATGAAGTACTCGTTCCCCCATATACCTTTATCGCCACGATCAGTGCTGTGCTTTCCAACGGCGCTATGCCCATATTTGTAGATATTGATCCTGACACCTACCAGATAGATCCTGACAAACTGGAAGCAAAGATCACTCCCCGCACCAAGGCTATTTTACCCGTACACATCCTGGGCCAACCGGCAGATATGGACCGCATCATGGCCATCGCACAAAAACATAACCTGGTTGTTATTGAAGACGCCTGCCAGGCCCACCTCGCAGAATACGATCATAAAAAAGTAGGCGCCATCGGACATGCAGGCTGCTTCAGCTTTCAGAATTCCAAGAACCTCGCCATCGGAGAAGGCGGCGCCATTGTAAGCAATGATGACGCGTTTATGGACCGCTGCTTTTCTTACCAGAACTACGGCTACCCTTACGGCACCATGGTGGGCGCAATAAGCGCCGGCAGCACCATGCAGGGCACCAAAGTAAGGCTCACAGAATACCAGGCAGCCATCGGGCTTTCACTACTGAAACGGCTGGATGGCGAAACCACCATCCGTAACAACAATGCCGCCTATCTCAAATCACTGATAAACGGCATCCCCGGCATCCGCCCTTATAAACTCTATGATAAAGTAACAAGAAGTGCGTTCCACTTATTCCCCTTCCGGTACAACCAGGCAGCGTTTAAAGGATTACCGCGTGAGGAATTCCTGAAAGCACTCAGGGCGGAAGGTATCCCCTGCTCCGGCGGATATACCGTATTGAACGACCAGCTGTTCCTGAAAGATGCCTTTGAATCCAAAGCCTATCAGAACTCCTACCCGAAGGAACAACTCAACTTTGAAAAGTATGTAGCAGAAAACAAATGCCCGGAGAATGAACAGCTGTGCAAAGAAGCCGTATGGTTCACACAAAATATGCTGCTGGGACCCAAAACAGACATGGACGATATTGCTTCAGCCATTTCCCGGATACATCAGCATGCAGAGAAAATAAAACTGGCCGAAAAAAAATAA